TCCagaaattgaacaaagcaacagcAGAACCCGAAGCAAAATCTTGCAGAAAAATGAAATCCCACAAAAAACATTGCACCAAATCCTCCCAGACTCGAGACAAAAATCTGCAGCAAATTGAAACCCCAGGATCGAACCACCCCCCGAAAACAGAAAGCAACCTGCAGACCCATCTGCATAGCTTCAACAGATAACACACACAAAACCAGAGAAACAGACCCTGATTCTGCAGACCCCACAGCAGCACTAAACAATACCTACGGCTTTCAAATTGCTCAGAAACCTCCGAAAACCGCAACTTAAAACTACAGCAGCTCAGCTCGAAGCGAGAAACcacaaagaaatcaagaaaaacaACTCGGGCCCAAAAACAGATTCAAAGAAAATATATAGTTACCTGGGAGGCTGCCATATCAGATGCCCAAAATCCTCCTTCATAGATTTCATTACAGCTGCAGAGACAAGTCAAGCACACAACCATTGGTCGCTACTTTCATATAAACGCATATACAAAAACCAGAATCCAGAAttactttcatcatcattgtACACAGTACATATACAAAAACCAGAATCCAGAATTACTTTCATTATCATTATGTCATGTAGCAGTCTTCTGGGTCTGGCCCTTCATTTACACATTCTAATTTACATTTAATATTAATGTACTCTCTCACATGCAGCGAGACCTCGTTTTCCATATCTCCATCCTGATAAAAGGGAAATACCATATTTTGTCCAAGTTCAGGGTCTTTTTTCATTCTAACAATCGATCCTTCCTGATCAAATGCaataagtccacaatttgtcagAACATCGGGCCAAACACGGTTTATATACTTCCTTGCTTCTGAGCCCTGATCAAGATGAGCATGCATAAACCATGGGAAAGATGCTACAATCTTCTTATCACGATTAATATAGACCCCCCCTATAGATGTGGATAACTTCGAACTCATCGTCGGTGCCCTTCATCCTAATATACCTTGCTTTCATCTCCCTCCAAAAACTGTTAAATGTACCAGGGACGTTCTGAAATAAGATTATGATTCTCTTGCCAATATATTGTGAAAATCGAACTCGGGACCCATTTGTGTGCATAAAGACAGTGTCCAGATCCCAGAACATCTCCagctttaatttttttaacatttCAAGCTCTAAATTGACAGCACTGCGAAAGCTGAACGGGTATGCTGGAGCACCATAACTCAACAATATATGAGTGCCCAACAGTTCGATGAATTTTCCATGAGGTCCAATAATCACCATCCTTGCCGGTACTGGCACTCCGAGCTCTTGGGGTTGTTGGAAAATCCTCTGCAACTTCTTACTACAATTTGTGTCGTTAAAAGGAAGTGCCAACCAAGGCATTGTCTTAATTTCATTCAAGAAAGAATCTTCAACCATGCGACCACATGTATCATCATGATGCTCGCACCAGCCGTGTGTGTATATAAGAACAATCTCAAACTCTTTCGAGTTTTCTGACAACTCTTGATAAAGCTTCTTAAGTGTCCCTGTGGTGTGTAATTCATCATGTTCATCTAGACATGGACAAAAATATAAGCCCACTGCCTTATGATCAAGACCATCGAGGGGTACCTGCCAATTAAGTAGCATTTGTAAAGAAAGAAACCGATGTTAGTAAAAGTATGTATAGTTGAATGTACATATGAAAAAACTAGTAATACAAAACAGCATACTTGTCAAGGCATACAGAAGAACAAAGACAATAGCGAACTGCGTGGATGCCTAGGAGGTAAGGTGCCCTCCTAGTCGTCCATTAGGGGAATTAGGCGTTTTTCTATATATATAGGCGTATATATTAGATATTTATGTGCATACATTTTAATTGATTCTAACAATAATTACATTATTAATTTAAAGATTAGTCTATTTGATTGAAACAAATAGATTTTACTaacttttgtttgtttaattttGAGACTCTTGTTAGAAGTATGATGGTTCAATACTTGATTGTACAACTTTATAAATTTAACCACTTAAAGACGAAAATAGGCAAAATCAaatcatatattaaaaaaaagCACACATTTACGTATAGCTGATTGCCTAAATCTCCTAATGTACGCCTAGGTGTCGCTCACCTAGACTCTGCCTAATTCGCCTAACCTAGTAGAATCAAGACGGTTGATTTCAGCCTAGACGACGACTAAGCAACGTCTTAATAACTATGCAAAACAGACAAATATCTTTATTTTTTGTTAAGAAAACAGACAAATTTGTCTGTTTTCTTAACAACAAAACAGACAAATTTCTAATATCGTTAAAATCAAAAAATGGTGATTTAGCATGCATACCTGGTCTCCATTGTTGTTGACGAGATAATCACGTTCAGGAGTGGCCAAGAGTTTTTGAATGGAAAGAGGCTGCTGCATAAGTAAATTATCTTCCGAATTGATGGATTGTATTCTTTCGTTGGTAAAAGGATAAGCAGCAGCTCCGTACCTGAGAAACAAAGGGTCGGCATCATATTGCAAAACAAAACCTGTTGGGTCAATGATTACAGAACAAGGCATTCTGTGATAATTGTTAAACAGGTTTTCAAGGCATTTCCTGCATTCTAAATCTGAAAACGGAATGGCAGGCCATGGCATTGTGGAAAACATTTTCATAAAAATTTGATGAGGATCGGGAGAAAAATGATCATTAATTGCAACAAGGACGATCTCGAAATCACCTTTGGGCTGTAACTTATTATGTATATCCACCAAGTGTTTTGACACTGTGCCCAAATCGTCGTAATAAGCTGCGAGTGTCATAAAATATAAAACAACAAACTTGCCTGACAGATCCTTGGCCTTAACCCGCTGTTGGTTGGATTTGATAAGAAAATTCCTTTTTTTGGTGAATAAAAGGGCCGACAAATCGACTGTATCACCAATTTTAATAATGTTGCAACTAGTATTGTGCACCTTGTCTGTTTTTGCTTTGCCCGGATTGTTCCTCTTATTCTTGGATAGGATTGTGTCCTGGTCACAATTCATCTTTCTCTTTCTAACATATCGGATGGCCTTATACACATcatcattatttttactactggatgatgatgatgatttgtTATGATGTTTGTTCTCTAGTCGTATAGTTGAGCATCTTTTTGTTGCGCCTCTTGTTCCTATTAAGAGAAGTTAAATGGTTCCTCTTTCTCTTattagatgatgatgatgatgattggTTCCTCTTTCTCTTattagatgatgatgatgatgatttagtGTAAAGATTAGATATCttctcctcttcttcttcttgttTAGACATATTGTTcatcttcctcttcttcttcttcacaacGGCACAACGGATTGAGGTCCCCAAATCACTCCACATCTTCCTCTTGTTGTTGATGGGTGATGATTTTGATTTATTCTTCCCCTCCTCCTCGacaacatcatcatcatcatcatcatgtTTACACAAAATCCACTTTCCAGCAGGAGGATCCATCGATTGATTGAGTTTAATTTTGATATCTGAATTATTCTGGGTTTTACTTGTTGTGTGTGTCTTGCCACAAATCTTCCTTtgctgtgtgtatatatataggctTCAGGTCGTTTATCTTCTACTGCCTGTATACTTCCTATTGGGCCGCCCAACCCTTTTTCGGGCTTTGTTtccaaatatttatttatttagttttcaaaaatattatatattatataggTGATATGATATGATATATAGGTGTTTGAATAATAGTAGAAGAAGAAAATTAATTATAAGGGGGGACTGGTCTTAGTACGatcataaataaaatataattatattattctACTATATTCAAACACCATATTTTTATTTATGAAtacaataaaaatattattttatttagttttaaaaaatattattttatttagttttaaaactaaataaaataatatttttgaaaactaaataaataaatatttggaAACAAAGCCCGAAAAAGGGTTGCCCGACCCAATAGGAAGTAGAGGTGCACATGGGTCGGGTTGGCCGGGTTAGAGGCGATTTTACAACGCGACCCAGTTAAATCGACTTGAATTTTTTTAACCCAACccataaaatataatttcgtTACCCAACCCTACCCGTCGTACATCGGTTTGGGTCGGGTTGGGTTGGTTTGGATGTGTTGAACGATCCGATAAAAAAAGTtccaataatatttattatcactcattttgaaaatttagataaaaataaaatttgtataattataattatagtactaatatttaaatttgattaacATCATAATTTTAGTAATGTATATCATATCGTAAATTATATGCATAACTAAATGATTTAACCATACATCTGTAAATGAAAATGAATATGcaaacaaataaaattattacTCACGAAACTTAATATGATATTGGAGATGAGAAAATAATACACAACATATTTAAGATACTGTAGTAATTACGTGAAAACATACGAGAAGAGGCGTAAATATATGTCaaacttaaaaaattatataaaattatggatatatataaaaatatatactaGCATAATGATCGTTGCGAGACACATGTAATTTTCTAGTTTATTATATTATAAGGATATAATGAGACTACTTTAATATaaaccaaatttaaaatataaactAGAAACAAATATTGTTTTAAAAAGAAtacttcgaaatataacacatattgTACCGTTTGACATTACACAAATAtctgaataaaaatatatttttaattaaattatgcAATAAATAATTTATGTTTGTTTATAAATAAACATCAAATATCTTATCACTCTTAATGAAAAATCTAACTTTTACTACTTAGTggtgtaatttatttatattttcaaaaattttgaaaaatgaaTCGAGCCGGAAGGGTGGACTCAATTGGTTAAATAGATGAAAAATTGTGCTCCCGGTCACATATTCAAATCACGCATTTGGAAACAAAGCCCGAAAAGGGTTGGGCGGCCCAATAGGAAGTATACAGGCAGTAGAAGATAACGACCtgaagcctatatatatatatatatacacatcaAAGGAAGATTTGGGGCAAGACACACACAACAAGTAAAACCCAGAATAATTTCAGATATCAAAATTAAACTCAATCAATCGATGGATCCTCCTGCTGGAAAGTGGATTTTGTGTAAacatgatgatgatgatgatgatgttgtCGAGGAGGAGGGGAAGAATAAATCAAAATCATCACCCATCAACAACAAGAGGAAGATGTGGAGTGATTTGGGGACCTCAATCCGTTGTGCCgttgtgaagaagaagaagaggaagatgAACAATATGTCTAaacaagaagaagaagaggagaaGATATCTAATCTTTACgctaaatcatcatcatcatcatctaatAAGAGAAAGAGGAAccaatcatcatcatcatcatctaatAAGAGAAAAAGGAACCATTTAACTTCTCTTAATAGGAACAAGAGGCGCAACAAAAAGATGCTCAACTATACGACTAGAGAACAACATCATAacaaatcatcatcatcatccagtagtaaaaataatgatgATGTGTATAAGGCCATCCGATATGTTAGAAAGAGAAAGATGAATTGTGACCAGGACACAATCCTATCCAAGAATAAGAGGAACAATCCGGGCAAAGCAAAAACAGACAAGGTGCACAATACTAGTTGCAACATTATTAAAATTGGTGATACAGTCGATTTGTCGGCCCTTTTATTCACCAAAAAAAGGAATTTTCTTATCAAATCCAACCAACAGCGGGTTAAGGCCAAGGATCTGTCAGGCAAGTTTGTTGTTTTATATTTTATGACACTCGCAGCTTATTACGACGATTTGGGCACAGTGTCAAAACACTTGGTGGATATACATAATAAGTTACAGCCCAAAGGTGATTTCGAGATCGTCCTTGTTGCAATTAATGATCATTTTTCTCCCGATCCTCATCAAATTTTTATGAAAATGTTTTCCACAATGCCATGGCCTGCCATTCCGTTTTCAGATTTAGAATGCAGGAAATGCCTTGAAAACCTGTTTAACAATTATCACAGAATGCCTTGTTCTGTAATCATTGACCCAACAGGTTTTGTTTTGCAATATGATGCCGACCCTTTGTTTCTCAGGTACGGAGCTGCTGCTTATCCTTTTACCAACGAAAGAATACAATCCATCAATTTGGAAGATAATCTACTTATGCAGCAGCCTCTTTCCATTCAAAAACTATTGGCCACTCCTGAACGTGATTATCTCGTCAACAACAATGGAGACCAGGTATGCATGCTAAATCACCATTTTTTGATTTTAACGATATTAGAAATTTGTCTGTTTTGTTGTTAAGAAAACAGACAAATTGTTTTGTCTGTTTTCTTAACAAAAATAAAGATATTTGTCTGTTTTGCATAGTTATTAAGATGTTGCTTAGTCGTCGTCTAGGCTGAAATCAACCGTCTTGATTCTACTAGGTTAGGCGAATTAGGAGGAGTCTAGGTGAGCGACGCCTAGGCATACATTAGGAGATTTAGGCAATCAAATATACGTAAATGTGTGCTTTTTTTAATATATGATTTGATTTTACCTATTTTCGTCTTTAAGTGGTTAAATTTATAAAGTTGTACAATTAAGTATTGAACCATCATACTTCTAACAAGAGTCTCaaaattaaacaaacaaaagttAGTAAAATATATTTGTTTCAATCAAATAGACTAATCTTTAAATTAATAATGTAATTATTGTTAGAATCAATTAAAATGTATGCACATAAATATCTAATATATACGCCTATATATATAGTAAAACGCCTAATTCCCCTAATGGACGACTAGGAGGGCACCTTACCTCCTAGGCATCCAGGCAGTTCGCTATTGTCTTTGTTCTTCTTTACGCCTTGACAAGTATGCTGTTTTGTATTACTAGTTTTTTCATATGTACATTCAACTATACATACTTTTACTAACATCGGTTTCTTTCTTTACAAATGCTACTTAATTTGGCAGGTACCCCTCGATGGTCTTGATCATAAGGCAGTGGGCTTATATTTTTGTCCATGTCTAGATAAACATGATGAATTACACACCACAGGGGCACTTAAGAAGCTTTATCAAGAGTTGTCAGAAAACTCGAAAGAGTTTGAGATTGTTCTTATATACACACACGGCTGGTGCGAGCATCATGAGGATACATGTGGTCGCATGGTTGAAGATTCTTTCTTGAATGGAATTAAGACAATGCCTTGGTTGGCACTTCCTTTTAACGACACAAATTGTAGTAGAAGTTGCAGAGGATATTCCAACAACCCCAAGAGCTCGGAGTGCCAGTACCAGCAAGGATGGTGATTATTGGACCTCATGGAAAATTCATCGAACTGTTGGGCACTCATATATTGTTTGAGTTATGGTGCTCCAGCATACTCGTTCAGCTTTCGCAGTGCTGTCAATTTAGAGCTTGAAATGTTAAAAAATTAAAGCTGGAGATGTTCTGGGATCTGGACACTGTCTTTATGCACACAAATGGTCCCGAGTTCGATTTTCACATATATTGGCAAGAGAATTATAATCTTATTTCAGAACGTCCCCGGTACATTCAACAATTTTTTGGAGGGAGATGAAAGCAAGGTATATTAGGATGAAGGGCACCGACGATGAGTTCGAAGTTATCCACATCTATAGGGGGGTCTATATTAATCGTGATAAGAAGATTGTAGCATCTTTCCCATGGTTTATGCATGCTCATCTTGATCAGGGCTCAGAAGCAAGAAAGTATATAACCGTGTTTGGCCCGATGTTctgacaaattgtggacttattGCATTTGATCAGGACGGATCGATTGTTAGAATGAAAAAAGACCCTGACTTGGACAAAATATGGTATTTCCCTTTTATCAGGATGGAGATATGGAAAACGAGGTCTCGCTGCATGTGAGAGAGTACATTAATATTAAATGTAAATTAGAATGTGTAATAAAGGGCCAGACCCAGAAGACTGCTACATGACATAATGATGATGAAAGTAATTCTGGATTCTGGTTTTGTA
This region of Apium graveolens cultivar Ventura unplaced genomic scaffold, ASM990537v1 ctg8049, whole genome shotgun sequence genomic DNA includes:
- the LOC141704606 gene encoding putative nucleoredoxin 1 — protein: MNCDQDTILSKNKRNNPGKAKTDKVHNTSCNIIKIGDTVDLSALLFTKKRNFLIKSNQQRVKAKDLSGKFVVLYFMTLAAYYDDLGTVSKHLVDIHNKLQPKGDFEIVLVAINDHFSPDPHQIFMKMFSTMPWPAIPFSDLECRKCLENLFNNYHRMPCSVIIDPTGFVLQYDADPLFLRYGAAAYPFTNERIQSINSEDNLLMQQPLSIQKLLATPERDYLVNNNGDQVPLDGLDHKAVGLYFCPCLDEHDELHTTGTLKKLYQELSENSKEFEIVLIYTHGWCEHHDDTCGRMVEDSFLNEIKTMPWLALPFNDTNCSKKLQRIFQQPQELGVPVPARMVIIGPHGKFIELLGTHILLSYGAPAYPFSFRSAVNLELEMLKKLKLEMFWDLDTVFMHTNGSRVRFSQYIGKRIIILFQNVPGTFNSFWREMKARYIRMKGTDDEFEVIHIYRGGLY